The genomic interval TGCTGTTGAATTAAAATGTTCAAAAGTCTTATTCATTAAACCCAATCCAAAATGATGCATGGCTCTACTAGATTTATAGACCATTGTTAATGAGTTTTCGGTTTTTTCTTCTACAATAAAAGTAGGTAATTCTGCATCAGGATATATTTTTCTTACTTCTATATGAATATGATTTTCTATAGAAGACAACATTTCTATAGGGTCTTTATACGTATTTAAAAGACCAGGATAACTCTTCTCTAAAACACTAAAAAAGTGTTCTGCATAGACCAATAATAAATTGTCTATAGAAAGCCCTGTATTATTACTTAAATTACTTAAAAGACTTAACATTTCTGCAAACTTGTACGTGCCGATAGAGGTATAACTTCCGCCAGATTCTAATTTAGATTGTTCAATAATAGTATCCACCATTTCTAAACCAAATTTATCTTCAACTAAATCTAGAAACTCAGTAAAAACAATTCCTTTCATATTGTATTATGTTTTAAATTCATTAAGATTCCAGTATTTAATAACTGTAAGAATCTTTTCTTCGTACTCTTCATATTTTAAAGGTTTAATAATATATCCAGCTATACCAATTTCGTAACATTCTTTTATATCTTTTTTGTTGTTTGATGTAGTTAATACGATGGTAGGTATATGTTTTAGTGTACGATTATTTTTTAAAATTGTTAGAAATTCGATACCATTAGTATCTGGCATGTTTAAATCTAGTAAAATAATATTAGGTGTTTCATTTTTAAGTGAAATCAACGCTTCTTTGCCATTTATAACGTGCGATATATTGAAGTTATTTGCATTATTAGAAGTAGCTCTAGTAAATTTTAGCACTTCTAATCTATCGTCTTCTATCAATAAAATATTTAGTTTTTTTTCCAAGGATAAAAAGTAATTTTATATAAAAGTAATTTTTTTATCCTTAGAAATAGATTTGCTTAGTTAATTATCTGTTTTACTGTAGACCAATGGAATTTAAGTGTAGACGAGTTGTAGTTTTTGATTTAAAATAAAAAACCACGCAAAAAGCGTGGTTATATTTTATATAAAAAGTATTTTAAATGCTTACAAATCAAACCCAATATTAACACCTAATTTAGTTGCAATTAGCTTATTGATACGTTGTTTTACTTCTGGTATTTTTACACTTTCTAAAACCGTATTTGCAAAAGCATACATTAATAATGCTTTACCTTCTTTTGCAGGAATTCCTCTTTGTTGCATGTAAAATAAGGCATCATCATCTAATTGACCAATAGTACAACCGTGAGAACATTTTACATCATCAGCAAAAATTTCTAACTGAGGTTTTGCATTAATTGTAGCTTTATCACTTATTAAAACATTATTGTTTTGTTGATAAGCGTTTGTTTTCTGCGCCTCTTTTTCTACAATCACTTTTCCATTAAAAACTCCCGTAGAACGCTCGTCAAAAATACCTTTATAATCTTGATGAGATTCACAATTTGGCTCAATATGATGTACCAATGTGTGATGATCTACATGTTGTTTTCCTTCAATAATTGTAATCCCTTTTAAGATAGAGTCCATATGCTCACCTCTTTGATAAAAGTTTAAATTATTTCTAGTAATATTTCCTCCAAAAGAAAATGTATGAACAGAAACAACAGAGTTTGTTTTTTGCTCTATGTACGTATTATCAACCAATGAAGCGTTGATGTTATCATTCTGAATTTTATAAAAATCTACTGTCGAATTTCTAGCAGCAAAAACTTCGGTTACGACATTTGATAAAACTGCATTTGATGTTAAAGATTGATGACGCTCTATAATTTGAACATGTGCATTTTCTTCAACAACAATTAAATTACGTGGCTGAACCATTGTTGCAGCTTCAGAACCTGTAGTAAAATTGATGATTTGTATTGGCTTTTCTACCTCAACATTTCTAGGAATATAAATGTAAGCTCCTTCGTTTGCAAAAGCAGTATTTAACGATGTTAAATTATCCTGTTTTGCTATTTTATTGAAATAATTTTCAATAACTGGGCTATATTTTGATTTTGATAATGCTGAAGATAATAAACAAATATCTTTTTCATCATGCGTTACATCAGATAAAAAAGAGCTGTATTTTCCATCGATAAAAACAATTTTATAGGTGTCTATATCATGAATAAAGTACTTTTTTACATCAGCAAATTCAATCGTGTTTTCTTTGTTTGGAAAAATACTGTAATCATTCTTTAAAACTGAGTTTAAAGACGTGTATTTCCAAGCTTCTAACTTCTTGGTAGGAAACCCTAGTTTCTCAAAATTTTGTAGTGCTTCTGTTCTAATTTCATGAATATCAGAATTAATATCCAATCCATTTTCAAACGCTACATAAGATGATACTATTTTATCTTTTAATTCCATTATTTATGAGTCTTAAAGTCTAAAGTTAGAAAGTTAAAAAGGAAACCTTCTTTTAGACTTTTGGCTTTTCAACTTTTAACTATTTACTTCTTCTTTAATCCAATCGTATCCTTTTGCTTCTAATTCTAAAGCAAGTGAAGCATCACC from Lutibacter sp. Hel_I_33_5 carries:
- the sufD gene encoding Fe-S cluster assembly protein SufD codes for the protein MELKDKIVSSYVAFENGLDINSDIHEIRTEALQNFEKLGFPTKKLEAWKYTSLNSVLKNDYSIFPNKENTIEFADVKKYFIHDIDTYKIVFIDGKYSSFLSDVTHDEKDICLLSSALSKSKYSPVIENYFNKIAKQDNLTSLNTAFANEGAYIYIPRNVEVEKPIQIINFTTGSEAATMVQPRNLIVVEENAHVQIIERHQSLTSNAVLSNVVTEVFAARNSTVDFYKIQNDNINASLVDNTYIEQKTNSVVSVHTFSFGGNITRNNLNFYQRGEHMDSILKGITIIEGKQHVDHHTLVHHIEPNCESHQDYKGIFDERSTGVFNGKVIVEKEAQKTNAYQQNNNVLISDKATINAKPQLEIFADDVKCSHGCTIGQLDDDALFYMQQRGIPAKEGKALLMYAFANTVLESVKIPEVKQRINKLIATKLGVNIGFDL
- a CDS encoding response regulator yields the protein MEKKLNILLIEDDRLEVLKFTRATSNNANNFNISHVINGKEALISLKNETPNIILLDLNMPDTNGIEFLTILKNNRTLKHIPTIVLTTSNNKKDIKECYEIGIAGYIIKPLKYEEYEEKILTVIKYWNLNEFKT
- a CDS encoding heme NO-binding domain-containing protein gives rise to the protein MKGIVFTEFLDLVEDKFGLEMVDTIIEQSKLESGGSYTSIGTYKFAEMLSLLSNLSNNTGLSIDNLLLVYAEHFFSVLEKSYPGLLNTYKDPIEMLSSIENHIHIEVRKIYPDAELPTFIVEEKTENSLTMVYKSSRAMHHFGLGLMNKTFEHFNSTATILLEKIKEDGTEVRFFIKKN